A genome region from Panthera leo isolate Ple1 chromosome A2, P.leo_Ple1_pat1.1, whole genome shotgun sequence includes the following:
- the LRRC8E gene encoding volume-regulated anion channel subunit LRRC8E isoform X1, whose amino-acid sequence MIPVAEFKQFTEQQPAFKVLKPWWDVLAEYLTVAMLMIGVFGCTLQVTQDKIICLPSHELQENFSEAPCQQLLPRGVSEQMGGLREVSGLKNNLDLQQYSFINQLCYETALHWYAKYFPYLVVIHTLIFMVCTSFWFKFPGTSSKIEHFISILGKCFDSPWTTRALSEVSGENQKGPTTGRATATVEASAGPGKANEGEKEKVLVEPEKVVTEPPAVTLLDKKEGEQAKALFEKVKKFRVHVEEGDILYTMYIRQTVLKVCKFFAILVYNLVYVEKISFLVACRVETSEVTGYASFCCNHTKAHLFSKLAFCYISFVCVYGITCLYTLYWLFHRPLKEYSFRPVREETGMGDIPDVKNDFAFMLHLIDQYDSLYSKRFAVFLSEVSESRLKQLNLNHEWTPEKLRQKLQRNARGRLELALCMLPGLPDTVFELSEVEALRLEAICDITFPPGLSQLVHLQELSLLHSPARLPFSLQIFLRDRLKVIRVKCEELREVPLWVFGLRGLEELHLEGLFPPELARAATLESLRELKQLKVLSLRSNASKVPASVTDVAGHLQRLSLHNDGARLLALNSLKKLAALRELELVACGLERIPHAIFSLGALQELDLKDNHLRSIEEILSFQHCRKLVTLKLWHNQIAYVPEHVRKLRGLEQLYLSHNKLETLPTQLGLCSGLRLLDMSHNGLRSLPPELGLLQSLQHLAVSYNALEALPEELFFCRKLRTLLLGYNHLSQLSPQVGALRALSRLELKGNRLEALPEELGNCVGLKRVGLLVEDTLYEGLPAEVREKMEEE is encoded by the exons ATGATTCCGGTGGCCGAGTTCAAGCAGTTCACGGAGCAGCAGCCCGCGTTCAAGGTGCTCAAACCCTGGTGGGACGTGCTGGCGGAGTACCTCACCGTGGCTATGCTCATGATCGGGGTCTTCGGCTGCACCCTGCAG GTGACACAGGACAAGATCATCTGTCTGCCGAGTCACGAACTCCAGGAGAATTTCTCAGAGGCCCCCTGCCAGCAACTGCTGCCTCGGGGCGTCTCCGAGCAGATGGGGGGCCTCCGGGAGGTAAGCGGCCTCAAGAACAATCTGGACCTCCAGCAGTACAGCTTCATTAACCAGCTCTGCTACGAGACAGCCCTCCACTGGTACGCCAAGTACTTCCCCTACCTGGTCGTCATTCACACGCTCATCTTCATGGTCTGCACCAGCTTCTGGTTCAAGTTCCCCGGCACCAGCTCCAAGATCGAGCACTTCATCTCCATTCTGGGCAAGTGTTTCGACTCTCCGTGGACCACACGGGCCCTGTCCGAGGTCTCTGGGGAGAACCAGAAGGGCCCCACCACCGGACGGGCGACAGCGACCGTGGAGGCCTCGGCGGGGCCGGGAAAAGCCAATGAGGGTGAGAAGGAAAAGGTGCTGGTGGAGCCCGAGAAGgtggtgactgagccaccagccgTCACCCTACTGGACAAGAAGGAGGGTGAGCAGGCCAAAGCCCTGTTTGAGAAGGTCAAGAAGTTCCGCGTGCACGTCGAAGAGGGGGACATCTTGTACACCATGTACATCCGGCAGACGGTGCTCAAAGTCTGCAAGTTCTTTGCCATCCTGGTCTACAACCTGGTCTACGTGGAGAAGATCAGCTTCCTGGTGGCCTGCAGGGTGGAGACCTCGGAGGTCACGGGCTACGCCAGCTTCTGCTGCAACCACACGAAGGCCCACCTCTTCTCCAAGCTGGCTTTCTGCTACATCTCCTTCGTGTGCGTCTACGGGATCACCTGTCTCTACACCCTCTACTGGCTCTTCCACCGGCCCCTCAAGGAGTACTCCTTCCGTCCTGTGCGGGAGGAGACGGGCATGGGTGACATCCCCGACGTCAAGAACGACTTTGCTTTCATGCTGCACCTCATCGACCAGTATGACTCCCTCTACTCCAAGCGCTTTGCCGTCTTCCTCTCCGAGGTCAGCGAGAGCCGCCTGAAGCAGCTCAACCTGAACCACGAGTGGACGCCCGAGAAGCTGCGGCAGAAGCTGCAGCGCAACGCCCGCGGCCGGCTCGAGCTGGCCCTCTGCATGCTCCCGGGGCTGCCCGACACCGTCTTCGAGCTCAGCGAGGTGGAGGCGCTCCGGCTGGAGGCCATCTGCGACATCACCTTCCCCCCGGGCCTCTCGCAGCTCGTGCACCTGCAAGAGCTCAGCCTGCTTCACTCGCCCGCCCGGCTGCCCTTCTCCTTGCAGATCTTCCTGCGGGACCGCCTGAAGGTCATCCGGGTCAAGTGCGAGGAGCTCCGCGAGGTGCCCCTGTGGGTGTTCGGGCTGCGTGGCCTGGAGGAGCTGCACCTCGAGGGGCTCTTCCCCCCGGAGCTGGCTCGGGCGGCGACCCTCGAGAGCCTCCGGGAGCTGAAGCAGCTCAAGGTGCTGTCCCTGCGGAGCAATGCCAGCAAGGTGCCGGCCAGCGTGACCGACGTGGCCGGGCATCTGCAGCGGCTTAGTCTGCACAACGACGGGGCCCGCCTGCTGGCCCTGAACAGCCTCAAGAAGCTGGCGGCGCTGCGGGAGCTGGAGCTGGTGGCCTGCGGGCTGGAGCGCATCCCCCATGCCATCTTCAGCCTGGGGGCGCTGCAGGAACTTGACCTCAAGGACAACCACTTGCGGTCCATTGAAGAGATCCTCAGCTTCCAGCACTGTCGCAAGCTGGTCACGCTCAAGCTGTGGCACAACCAGATCGCCTACGTCCCCGAGCACGTGCGCAAGCTCCGGGGCCTCGAGCAGCTCTACCTCAGCCACAACAAGCTGGAGACCCTGCCCACCCAGCTCGGCCTGTGCTCTGGCCTCCGCCTGCTGGACATGTCCCACAACGGGCTGCGCTCCCTGCCGCCCGAGCTGGGCCTCCTCCAGAGCCTGCAGCACCTGGCCGTGTCCTACAACGCCCTGGAGGCCCTGCCGGAGGAGCTCTTCTTCTGCCGCAAGCTGCGGACGTTGCTCCTGGGCTACAACCACTTGAGCCAGCTCTCGCCCCAGGTGGGGGCCCTCAGGGCCCTCAGCCGCCTGGAGCTCAAGGGCAACCGCTTGGAGGCTCTGCCAGAAGAACTTGGCAACTGTGTGGGGCTCAAGAGAGTGGGGCTCCTGGTGGAGGACACCCTTTACGAGGGCCTGCCAGCGGAGGTGCGGGAAAAAATGGAGGAGGAATGA
- the LRRC8E gene encoding volume-regulated anion channel subunit LRRC8E isoform X2, which produces MGGLREVSGLKNNLDLQQYSFINQLCYETALHWYAKYFPYLVVIHTLIFMVCTSFWFKFPGTSSKIEHFISILGKCFDSPWTTRALSEVSGENQKGPTTGRATATVEASAGPGKANEGEKEKVLVEPEKVVTEPPAVTLLDKKEGEQAKALFEKVKKFRVHVEEGDILYTMYIRQTVLKVCKFFAILVYNLVYVEKISFLVACRVETSEVTGYASFCCNHTKAHLFSKLAFCYISFVCVYGITCLYTLYWLFHRPLKEYSFRPVREETGMGDIPDVKNDFAFMLHLIDQYDSLYSKRFAVFLSEVSESRLKQLNLNHEWTPEKLRQKLQRNARGRLELALCMLPGLPDTVFELSEVEALRLEAICDITFPPGLSQLVHLQELSLLHSPARLPFSLQIFLRDRLKVIRVKCEELREVPLWVFGLRGLEELHLEGLFPPELARAATLESLRELKQLKVLSLRSNASKVPASVTDVAGHLQRLSLHNDGARLLALNSLKKLAALRELELVACGLERIPHAIFSLGALQELDLKDNHLRSIEEILSFQHCRKLVTLKLWHNQIAYVPEHVRKLRGLEQLYLSHNKLETLPTQLGLCSGLRLLDMSHNGLRSLPPELGLLQSLQHLAVSYNALEALPEELFFCRKLRTLLLGYNHLSQLSPQVGALRALSRLELKGNRLEALPEELGNCVGLKRVGLLVEDTLYEGLPAEVREKMEEE; this is translated from the coding sequence ATGGGGGGCCTCCGGGAGGTAAGCGGCCTCAAGAACAATCTGGACCTCCAGCAGTACAGCTTCATTAACCAGCTCTGCTACGAGACAGCCCTCCACTGGTACGCCAAGTACTTCCCCTACCTGGTCGTCATTCACACGCTCATCTTCATGGTCTGCACCAGCTTCTGGTTCAAGTTCCCCGGCACCAGCTCCAAGATCGAGCACTTCATCTCCATTCTGGGCAAGTGTTTCGACTCTCCGTGGACCACACGGGCCCTGTCCGAGGTCTCTGGGGAGAACCAGAAGGGCCCCACCACCGGACGGGCGACAGCGACCGTGGAGGCCTCGGCGGGGCCGGGAAAAGCCAATGAGGGTGAGAAGGAAAAGGTGCTGGTGGAGCCCGAGAAGgtggtgactgagccaccagccgTCACCCTACTGGACAAGAAGGAGGGTGAGCAGGCCAAAGCCCTGTTTGAGAAGGTCAAGAAGTTCCGCGTGCACGTCGAAGAGGGGGACATCTTGTACACCATGTACATCCGGCAGACGGTGCTCAAAGTCTGCAAGTTCTTTGCCATCCTGGTCTACAACCTGGTCTACGTGGAGAAGATCAGCTTCCTGGTGGCCTGCAGGGTGGAGACCTCGGAGGTCACGGGCTACGCCAGCTTCTGCTGCAACCACACGAAGGCCCACCTCTTCTCCAAGCTGGCTTTCTGCTACATCTCCTTCGTGTGCGTCTACGGGATCACCTGTCTCTACACCCTCTACTGGCTCTTCCACCGGCCCCTCAAGGAGTACTCCTTCCGTCCTGTGCGGGAGGAGACGGGCATGGGTGACATCCCCGACGTCAAGAACGACTTTGCTTTCATGCTGCACCTCATCGACCAGTATGACTCCCTCTACTCCAAGCGCTTTGCCGTCTTCCTCTCCGAGGTCAGCGAGAGCCGCCTGAAGCAGCTCAACCTGAACCACGAGTGGACGCCCGAGAAGCTGCGGCAGAAGCTGCAGCGCAACGCCCGCGGCCGGCTCGAGCTGGCCCTCTGCATGCTCCCGGGGCTGCCCGACACCGTCTTCGAGCTCAGCGAGGTGGAGGCGCTCCGGCTGGAGGCCATCTGCGACATCACCTTCCCCCCGGGCCTCTCGCAGCTCGTGCACCTGCAAGAGCTCAGCCTGCTTCACTCGCCCGCCCGGCTGCCCTTCTCCTTGCAGATCTTCCTGCGGGACCGCCTGAAGGTCATCCGGGTCAAGTGCGAGGAGCTCCGCGAGGTGCCCCTGTGGGTGTTCGGGCTGCGTGGCCTGGAGGAGCTGCACCTCGAGGGGCTCTTCCCCCCGGAGCTGGCTCGGGCGGCGACCCTCGAGAGCCTCCGGGAGCTGAAGCAGCTCAAGGTGCTGTCCCTGCGGAGCAATGCCAGCAAGGTGCCGGCCAGCGTGACCGACGTGGCCGGGCATCTGCAGCGGCTTAGTCTGCACAACGACGGGGCCCGCCTGCTGGCCCTGAACAGCCTCAAGAAGCTGGCGGCGCTGCGGGAGCTGGAGCTGGTGGCCTGCGGGCTGGAGCGCATCCCCCATGCCATCTTCAGCCTGGGGGCGCTGCAGGAACTTGACCTCAAGGACAACCACTTGCGGTCCATTGAAGAGATCCTCAGCTTCCAGCACTGTCGCAAGCTGGTCACGCTCAAGCTGTGGCACAACCAGATCGCCTACGTCCCCGAGCACGTGCGCAAGCTCCGGGGCCTCGAGCAGCTCTACCTCAGCCACAACAAGCTGGAGACCCTGCCCACCCAGCTCGGCCTGTGCTCTGGCCTCCGCCTGCTGGACATGTCCCACAACGGGCTGCGCTCCCTGCCGCCCGAGCTGGGCCTCCTCCAGAGCCTGCAGCACCTGGCCGTGTCCTACAACGCCCTGGAGGCCCTGCCGGAGGAGCTCTTCTTCTGCCGCAAGCTGCGGACGTTGCTCCTGGGCTACAACCACTTGAGCCAGCTCTCGCCCCAGGTGGGGGCCCTCAGGGCCCTCAGCCGCCTGGAGCTCAAGGGCAACCGCTTGGAGGCTCTGCCAGAAGAACTTGGCAACTGTGTGGGGCTCAAGAGAGTGGGGCTCCTGGTGGAGGACACCCTTTACGAGGGCCTGCCAGCGGAGGTGCGGGAAAAAATGGAGGAGGAATGA